A genomic stretch from Ooceraea biroi isolate clonal line C1 chromosome 3, Obir_v5.4, whole genome shotgun sequence includes:
- the LOC105277092 gene encoding D-aminoacyl-tRNA deacylase 1 isoform X2 yields the protein MKAVIQRVSKASVSVDGEIISSIGNGLCVLIGIKRDDGAADMEYIVRKILNTKMFDGDKGKKWGASVMDKKYEILCISQFTLYHVLKGNKLDFHRAMPAQESEPFYMNFLAELRKKYIPELVKDGKFGAMMEVSIQNSGPVTLDIESSVKSISNDSTENVENKKESD from the exons ATGAAAGCAGTAATACAACGAGTTTCGAAGGCTTCTGTCTCAG TTGATGGAGAAATTATTAGTAGCATTGGGAATGGACTGTGCGTGTTAATTGGTATAAAGAGGGATGATGGAGCAGCAGACATGGAATACAT AGTCAGAAAGATATTGAATACCAAAATGTTTGATGGTGACAAGGGTAAAAAATGGGGTGCCAGTGTAATGGATAAGAAGTACGAGATATTGTGCATTAGCCAATTTACATTGTACCATGTTCTGAAGGGAAATAAGTTAGATTTTCATAGAGCCATGCCTGCACAAGAGTCAGAAcctttttatatgaattttcttGCCGAGCTTCGTAAAAAGTATATCCCAGAATTGGTCAAAG ATGGTAAATTTGGCGCAATGATGGAAGTTTCCATACAGAACAGCGGGCCAGTAACGTTGGACATAGAATCCTCAGTCAAGTCCATTTCTAATGACAGTACTGAAAATGTAGAGAACAAGAAAGAATCTGATTaa